Proteins encoded together in one Hymenobacter monticola window:
- a CDS encoding cupin domain-containing protein, with translation MQPAASESPIPHAFVADGQAEWETTGPGVRRKVLAHGPDLMLTRVAFETGGVGVRHQHPHAQLSYVESGAFAYTIGEQTQTLRAGDSCYVPPLVWHGVACLEAGVLVDAFTPRRDDFLA, from the coding sequence ATGCAGCCAGCCGCATCCGAGTCACCCATCCCTCATGCCTTTGTGGCCGATGGCCAGGCCGAGTGGGAAACCACCGGCCCCGGCGTGCGCCGCAAGGTGCTGGCCCACGGCCCCGACCTGATGCTCACGCGCGTGGCCTTCGAAACGGGCGGCGTGGGTGTCCGCCACCAGCACCCGCACGCGCAGCTGAGCTATGTGGAAAGCGGCGCGTTTGCCTACACCATCGGCGAGCAGACGCAGACGCTGCGCGCGGGCGACAGCTGCTACGTGCCGCCGCTGGTGTGGCACGGCGTGGCTTGCCTGGAGGCGGGCGTGCTGGTCGATGCCTTCACGCCGCGCCGCGACGACTTTCTGGCTTAG
- a CDS encoding BatA domain-containing protein, translated as MLNPAALLALTGLLVPVAIHLWNRRPGREVAVGSLRWLAAGANRRLRHLKLEQLWLLLLRAALLGLLAVAVAGPVWRQPQPAGRGQVLLSPEVLTSPALLALRPRIDSLRRRGYGLRWLTAGFPKISGAVWRDGGAGLPDSARLLSAGAPAAGFGWAWVQQAAEAFAGQPLYVLTPAALHSLQGPHPVLRPGIAWQALPGAATTTWLQEANEHGDSLRLLIGKSTEAQTVFFRQATPKPQRPDQELQVAGVAPLRWQPGRSGRPTLASTSPDAQPGSPTRVAPPLTVAIHAAPAFALDARYLRAGIRAAAVGLASAPVVAFTTTPPAPNAQWLFWLSDEPLPRAWREAVRRGAQLWQEAAGPGVADDARLVPATPAEAPATLFRRSSGAAPAGDEAVWVDGQGRAVLSRRRLGAGAIYQLHTRLHPAWSNLADNPALPARLLALLHPAPADALVSTIDSQALATYDQRAIDPWQLLARSPGAAAANVNLTKTAPTNFLVTDLRPWLVLAAGLLFALERLLARRRENRTSNSSL; from the coding sequence TTGCTTAACCCTGCCGCCCTGCTGGCCCTCACGGGCCTGCTGGTGCCGGTGGCCATTCATCTCTGGAACCGCCGGCCCGGCCGCGAGGTGGCCGTGGGCAGCCTGCGCTGGCTGGCTGCGGGCGCCAACCGCCGCCTGCGCCACCTGAAGCTGGAACAGCTATGGCTGCTGCTGTTGCGGGCGGCGCTGCTGGGCTTGCTGGCCGTTGCGGTGGCCGGGCCGGTTTGGCGGCAGCCGCAGCCGGCCGGGCGCGGGCAGGTGCTGCTCAGCCCCGAGGTGCTGACGAGCCCGGCCCTGCTGGCCCTGCGGCCCCGCATCGACTCGCTGCGGCGGCGGGGCTACGGGCTGCGCTGGCTGACGGCGGGTTTTCCCAAAATATCGGGCGCGGTGTGGCGGGACGGAGGTGCCGGTTTGCCCGACAGCGCCCGCCTGTTGAGCGCGGGCGCCCCGGCGGCGGGCTTTGGCTGGGCCTGGGTGCAGCAGGCGGCAGAAGCGTTTGCCGGGCAGCCGCTGTATGTGCTCACGCCGGCGGCGCTGCACAGCTTGCAGGGCCCGCACCCCGTGCTCCGGCCGGGCATTGCCTGGCAAGCGCTGCCTGGCGCGGCAACTACTACCTGGCTGCAGGAAGCGAATGAGCACGGCGACAGCCTGCGCCTGCTCATCGGCAAGAGCACGGAAGCCCAAACTGTTTTTTTCCGCCAAGCAACGCCGAAGCCGCAACGGCCTGACCAAGAGCTGCAAGTAGCTGGCGTGGCCCCGTTGCGCTGGCAGCCAGGCCGAAGTGGCCGCCCAACGTTGGCCTCAACCAGCCCGGATGCCCAACCGGGTTCGCCCACCCGCGTGGCGCCGCCATTAACCGTGGCCATCCACGCTGCTCCGGCCTTCGCCCTGGATGCCCGCTACCTGCGCGCGGGCATCCGGGCGGCCGCCGTCGGGCTTGCTTCTGCGCCAGTTGTTGCGTTCACGACTACGCCCCCGGCTCCGAACGCGCAGTGGCTGTTCTGGCTTTCGGATGAGCCCCTGCCCAGGGCGTGGCGCGAGGCGGTGCGCCGCGGCGCGCAGCTGTGGCAGGAAGCTGCCGGGCCGGGCGTGGCCGACGATGCCCGTCTGGTGCCGGCTACGCCCGCCGAAGCGCCCGCGACTCTTTTTCGGCGCAGCAGTGGCGCAGCTCCGGCCGGCGATGAGGCGGTGTGGGTGGATGGCCAGGGCCGGGCGGTGCTGTCGCGGCGCCGGTTGGGGGCCGGGGCCATCTACCAGCTGCACACGCGCCTGCACCCCGCCTGGAGCAATCTGGCCGATAATCCGGCGCTGCCGGCGCGCCTCCTGGCGCTGCTGCATCCCGCTCCTGCCGATGCCTTGGTTTCGACCATTGACAGTCAAGCCCTGGCAACCTACGACCAACGCGCCATCGACCCATGGCAGTTGCTGGCTCGGTCACCCGGCGCAGCGGCTGCAAATGTCAATTTGACGAAAACTGCTCCCACTAATTTCCTGGTGACAGATTTGCGGCCCTGGCTGGTTCTGGCGGCGGGATTGTTGTTTGCGCTCGAACGCCTGCTGGCACGCCGTCGGGAAAACCGCACCTCGAACTCTTCGCTATGA
- a CDS encoding porin family protein, whose protein sequence is MKKLLIIAFLSLFLTPLARAQFGIKGGLNVAELTGRDGETASYKPFYHVGIFYQANVLGPLSIQPEVQYSLQGGNLKSAYTDYDSELHYLTVPILAKLTVGPVFVEAGPQFGVLLSANQQGNLQVGFTPDGMPAYGNESRPATSEFKRGDFSVVGGVGLKLGSSFSLGGRLVAGLNDINDAKNLSGINDPRLQNRVFQVYAALQFGGRK, encoded by the coding sequence ATGAAAAAGCTGCTTATTATCGCCTTCCTGAGTTTGTTTCTCACGCCGTTGGCGCGCGCCCAATTCGGCATTAAAGGCGGCCTGAACGTGGCCGAGCTGACGGGCCGCGACGGCGAAACCGCCTCTTATAAGCCCTTCTACCACGTCGGCATTTTCTACCAGGCCAATGTTCTCGGCCCTTTGTCCATCCAGCCCGAAGTGCAGTATTCGCTGCAGGGCGGTAATCTCAAATCGGCCTACACCGACTACGACAGCGAATTGCACTACCTCACCGTGCCCATTTTGGCCAAACTCACCGTGGGCCCGGTGTTCGTGGAGGCCGGCCCGCAGTTCGGCGTGCTGCTCAGCGCCAACCAGCAGGGCAATCTACAAGTCGGGTTCACGCCTGACGGCATGCCGGCCTACGGCAACGAGTCGCGCCCGGCCACCAGCGAATTCAAGCGCGGCGATTTCAGCGTGGTGGGCGGCGTGGGCCTCAAGCTAGGCAGCAGCTTCTCGCTTGGCGGCCGCCTCGTAGCCGGCCTCAACGACATCAACGACGCCAAAAACCTAAGTGGCATCAACGACCCCCGGCTGCAAAACCGGGTGTTCCAGGTGTACGCCGCGCTGCAGTTTGGCGGACGGAAGTAA
- a CDS encoding pectinesterase family protein produces the protein MKTTALRLLGLLILLLLGLCLRPALAQTVTVAADGSGDFRTIQEAINSLPATADRPRTVRINNGTYREKVFIDGKANLVLRGQSERGVVLTYAQARDQWLCGPDAKAGDWGVATLNLRNSPDITLENLSIVNSYGFDAAGDVTIDCPTAADGHKTVRKTGHQMALRALPGATRIIARHCTFQALGGDTVSPWDTEAGAYYFKDCTMEGGVDFYCPRGWAYAEDCRFICHNREAAIWHDGSGSRDSKTVLRHCTFSGDDGFKLGRFHREAQFYLIDCRFAKNMADADIYQAASGPGPKQWGRRVYYAGCHRRGGNYAWMKDNLATAEGSPKPKDLTPAWTFGGRWNPLTGLVTTALAVPIKEK, from the coding sequence ATGAAAACAACCGCGCTGCGCCTGCTGGGGCTGCTGATACTCTTGCTGCTGGGCTTGTGCCTACGCCCGGCCCTGGCCCAAACCGTGACGGTGGCCGCGGACGGCTCCGGAGACTTTCGCACCATTCAGGAAGCCATCAACAGCCTGCCGGCCACCGCGGACCGGCCGCGCACGGTGCGCATCAATAACGGCACCTACCGCGAGAAGGTATTCATCGACGGCAAAGCCAACCTCGTGCTCCGGGGCCAGAGCGAGCGGGGCGTGGTGCTGACCTACGCGCAGGCTCGCGACCAGTGGCTGTGCGGCCCCGACGCTAAGGCCGGCGACTGGGGCGTGGCCACCCTCAACCTACGCAACAGCCCCGACATCACCCTCGAAAACCTAAGCATCGTGAACAGCTACGGCTTCGATGCGGCCGGCGACGTGACCATAGACTGCCCCACTGCGGCCGATGGGCACAAAACCGTGCGCAAAACCGGCCACCAGATGGCCTTGCGCGCCCTGCCCGGTGCCACGCGCATTATTGCGCGGCACTGCACCTTCCAGGCCCTGGGCGGCGACACGGTGAGCCCCTGGGACACCGAGGCCGGGGCTTATTACTTCAAGGACTGCACCATGGAGGGCGGCGTCGATTTCTACTGCCCGCGGGGCTGGGCCTACGCTGAAGACTGCCGCTTCATCTGCCATAATCGGGAGGCCGCCATCTGGCACGACGGCTCAGGCAGCCGCGACTCCAAAACCGTGCTGCGCCACTGCACTTTCTCGGGCGATGACGGCTTCAAGCTGGGTCGCTTTCACCGGGAAGCGCAGTTTTATCTTATTGATTGCCGGTTTGCGAAGAACATGGCCGATGCCGACATCTACCAGGCGGCTTCGGGGCCCGGGCCCAAGCAGTGGGGGCGCCGCGTGTACTACGCCGGCTGCCACCGCCGGGGCGGCAACTACGCCTGGATGAAAGACAACCTGGCCACCGCTGAAGGCTCGCCAAAGCCCAAGGACCTAACGCCGGCCTGGACCTTTGGTGGGCGCTGGAATCCACTGACGGGCCTGGTGACGACTGCTCTGGCTGTGCCAATCAAGGAAAAATGA
- a CDS encoding DUF58 domain-containing protein, with protein MLSPELLHGLRNLPLAARQSAEGFLNGAHASRRHGAGMEFSQYRPYQPGDDLRRLDWRLAARSDRYYLRESEVDTSLSVHLLLDASASMNHRDDNGLSKLDYARLLLAALAYLATQQGDAVGLSILSPGGLRHLAPRADARQLPRLYHALETAEAAGRFPAAETLAPLTARRQRALTVCVSDLYEEESEINALFTRLRATSGEVLLLHLMAHNELAFTYRSAIAFRDLETGQTLQLDADQQRPAYLQRLQQWLRETAQRARRQGFDYHILDTAQPLDGAMREFLRRRQLAR; from the coding sequence ATGCTTTCTCCCGAACTCTTGCACGGCCTGCGCAACCTGCCCCTAGCGGCCCGGCAATCGGCTGAGGGCTTCCTCAACGGCGCGCACGCCAGCCGGCGGCACGGCGCGGGCATGGAGTTCAGCCAGTACCGCCCCTACCAGCCCGGCGACGACCTGCGCCGCCTCGACTGGCGCCTGGCCGCGCGCTCCGACCGCTACTACCTGCGCGAGTCGGAAGTGGACACCAGCCTGAGCGTGCACCTGCTGCTGGACGCCAGCGCCAGCATGAACCACCGCGACGACAACGGCCTCAGCAAGCTCGACTACGCCCGGCTGCTGCTGGCGGCGCTGGCCTACCTGGCCACCCAGCAGGGCGACGCCGTGGGCCTGAGCATCCTCAGTCCCGGCGGCCTGCGCCACCTCGCGCCCCGCGCCGACGCCCGCCAGCTGCCCCGCCTCTACCACGCGCTGGAGACGGCCGAAGCCGCCGGCCGCTTCCCCGCCGCCGAAACGCTGGCCCCGCTCACGGCCCGACGGCAGCGCGCCCTCACGGTGTGCGTGAGCGACTTGTATGAGGAAGAAAGCGAAATTAACGCCTTGTTCACGCGCCTGCGCGCCACCAGCGGCGAGGTACTGCTGCTGCACCTGATGGCCCACAACGAGCTGGCCTTCACCTACCGGAGCGCCATTGCTTTTCGCGATTTGGAAACGGGGCAGACGCTGCAGCTCGACGCCGACCAGCAGCGGCCGGCCTACCTGCAACGGCTGCAGCAATGGCTGCGCGAAACTGCTCAACGCGCCCGCCGCCAGGGCTTCGACTATCATATACTGGACACCGCCCAGCCGCTCGATGGCGCGATGCGGGAGTTTCTGCGCCGGCGCCAACTGGCCCGGTAA
- a CDS encoding DUF4175 domain-containing protein, with translation MSQTISPLITPDVASARQLLRAAGRSYAARRALAVLLPALAAALLLGLLARHWPAARWELTGAAALVLLLVGWRLWPLRQLRAAHVAARLDRQFPALEDSTGLLGREARDLNLLEQIQQRRVARQLQDLRDAKHLRLPVSFRTSLGLTLPLLLASTAAWWWPGRLAPSSPQAVAVHFSNKPASATGPAPARISETRLLVTPPAYTRLPAFAPAQASFQCPENSLVRWQVRVSGGAKQKPVLEIGRLRRTLQPVAGQPGVFSFEMTLKATTLYRLRLAGTVSDDYAIDVRADQAPVMRIQTPKPYTLVPAVGQQPEVPIRATVRDDYGLSRAELVITVAQGQGEAVKFREVRRDLSANLRGTQGNLGSVLNLPKLGLTYGDELYFYLTARDNAGHTARTDSYLVQWQDTAVADSAPDLGMGVKVAPAYFRSQRQIIIDTEKLIAEKPRLDAATVASRANALGFDQQTLRLRYGKFLGEESEAGIGAPAPRAPIAEDEDAPATPTAEAPDHDEHGHDDHDHAAPPVSPAKASPTAETDALMDPYIHKHDDAETADFLEPAIKTKLHAVLDQMWAAELRLRTGQLQAARPYEYRALRLLKEVQQQTRVFVKKAGFTPPPLPEATVRLTGELAGAAVPHRQLQVAVPVAQPAVRAALRWLAAHPANSQTNPADARLLDQAGTVLAGAALERPGVYLPALKALRQLAADVRSGRPACAECRPAVERALTDLLPAPAPTPVSAAGPDRLGRRYFQELSR, from the coding sequence ATGAGCCAGACCATCAGCCCGCTAATTACCCCCGACGTGGCTTCGGCCCGGCAGCTGCTCCGGGCTGCCGGGCGCAGCTACGCGGCCCGCCGGGCCCTGGCGGTGCTGCTGCCGGCACTGGCGGCGGCCCTGCTGCTAGGCTTGCTGGCGCGGCACTGGCCGGCGGCCCGGTGGGAACTGACCGGGGCCGCGGCCCTGGTCCTGCTGCTGGTGGGCTGGCGGCTGTGGCCGCTCCGGCAGTTGCGGGCGGCCCACGTGGCGGCCCGACTCGACCGGCAATTCCCTGCCCTGGAAGACAGCACCGGCCTGCTGGGGCGCGAGGCCCGCGACCTGAACCTGCTGGAACAAATCCAGCAGCGCCGCGTGGCCAGGCAGCTGCAGGATCTGCGCGACGCCAAGCACCTCCGGTTGCCGGTTTCGTTTCGGACGTCGCTCGGGCTCACGTTGCCGCTGCTGCTGGCCAGCACCGCGGCGTGGTGGTGGCCTGGGCGCCTAGCGCCTTCTTCGCCGCAGGCCGTGGCGGTTCATTTCTCCAATAAGCCTGCTTCCGCTACGGGCCCGGCTCCGGCGCGCATCAGCGAAACCCGGCTGCTGGTGACGCCGCCCGCCTACACCCGGTTGCCGGCCTTTGCGCCCGCGCAGGCGTCGTTTCAGTGCCCGGAGAATTCGCTTGTGCGCTGGCAGGTGCGGGTGAGCGGCGGCGCCAAACAAAAGCCGGTGCTGGAAATAGGCCGTCTGCGGCGCACGCTGCAACCCGTGGCCGGGCAGCCGGGGGTGTTTTCTTTTGAGATGACGCTCAAGGCTACCACGCTTTACCGTTTGCGGCTGGCGGGCACGGTGTCGGACGATTACGCCATTGACGTGCGCGCCGACCAGGCTCCGGTCATGCGGATTCAAACTCCCAAGCCCTACACCCTGGTGCCAGCCGTGGGCCAGCAGCCAGAGGTGCCCATCCGCGCCACCGTGCGCGACGACTACGGCCTGAGCCGCGCCGAGCTGGTCATCACCGTGGCGCAGGGCCAAGGCGAGGCGGTGAAGTTTCGGGAAGTGCGACGCGACCTGAGCGCGAACCTCCGCGGCACGCAGGGCAACCTGGGCAGCGTGCTGAATCTGCCCAAGCTGGGCCTGACGTATGGCGACGAGCTGTACTTCTACCTCACGGCCCGCGACAACGCCGGCCACACTGCCCGCACCGACTCTTACCTGGTGCAGTGGCAGGACACCGCCGTGGCCGACAGCGCCCCCGACCTGGGCATGGGCGTGAAAGTGGCGCCGGCCTACTTCCGCAGCCAGCGCCAGATTATCATTGACACCGAAAAGCTCATTGCCGAAAAGCCCCGGCTGGATGCGGCCACCGTGGCCAGCCGGGCCAATGCCCTGGGCTTCGACCAACAGACGCTGCGCCTGCGCTATGGCAAGTTTTTGGGCGAAGAATCGGAGGCCGGCATCGGGGCGCCGGCCCCGCGCGCCCCCATTGCCGAGGATGAAGATGCGCCTGCTACGCCCACGGCCGAGGCGCCAGACCACGACGAGCACGGCCACGACGACCATGACCACGCAGCCCCGCCGGTTTCGCCCGCCAAGGCTTCGCCCACGGCCGAAACCGACGCGCTGATGGACCCCTACATTCACAAGCACGACGACGCCGAAACCGCCGATTTCCTGGAACCGGCCATCAAAACCAAGCTCCACGCCGTACTCGACCAGATGTGGGCGGCCGAGCTGCGCCTGCGCACCGGCCAGCTCCAGGCCGCCCGGCCCTACGAGTACCGCGCCCTGCGCCTGCTGAAGGAAGTGCAGCAGCAAACCCGCGTGTTCGTAAAAAAAGCGGGTTTCACGCCTCCGCCCCTACCCGAAGCCACGGTGCGCCTCACCGGCGAGCTGGCGGGCGCGGCCGTGCCGCACCGCCAGCTGCAAGTAGCCGTGCCGGTAGCCCAGCCAGCCGTGCGGGCGGCCCTGCGGTGGCTGGCGGCCCACCCGGCCAACTCCCAAACTAACCCCGCCGATGCGCGCCTGCTCGACCAGGCCGGCACGGTACTGGCCGGGGCAGCGCTGGAGCGGCCCGGCGTCTACTTGCCGGCCCTCAAGGCCTTGCGCCAGCTGGCGGCCGACGTGCGGTCCGGGCGTCCGGCCTGCGCCGAGTGCCGCCCCGCCGTGGAGCGCGCCCTCACCGACCTGCTGCCCGCACCGGCGCCCACGCCGGTTTCGGCCGCCGGCCCCGACCGGTTGGGGCGCCGTTATTTCCAAGAGCTCAGCCGCTAG
- a CDS encoding DUF4159 domain-containing protein, translating to MPAAPFTFVRLKYHSGDWDAVDERMPANLLHSLVQYTKVPVDPKEKVVALDSPELFNYPFCYLSGHRLVQFSSAEKQNFTQYVRNGGFVFVDDCNHDIDGLFARSFEEQMRQCFGAGALKKIPKTHPIYSQFFTFKDGPPNTGFELNGWGDDLVHDYLKAIEIKGRIGVLYSNKDYGCEWDYDFRNKRFLAEDNTKFGVNILLYALT from the coding sequence GTGCCCGCTGCCCCCTTCACTTTTGTGCGCCTGAAATACCACTCCGGCGACTGGGACGCCGTGGACGAGCGCATGCCCGCCAACCTGCTGCACTCGCTGGTGCAATACACCAAAGTGCCCGTCGACCCCAAGGAAAAAGTGGTGGCCCTCGACAGCCCGGAGCTGTTCAACTATCCCTTTTGCTACCTGAGCGGGCACCGGCTGGTGCAGTTTTCATCCGCTGAAAAGCAGAACTTTACCCAGTATGTACGCAACGGCGGCTTCGTGTTCGTAGATGACTGCAACCACGACATCGACGGCCTGTTTGCCCGCTCCTTTGAGGAGCAGATGCGCCAATGCTTCGGCGCCGGTGCCCTGAAGAAGATTCCCAAAACCCACCCCATCTACTCCCAGTTTTTCACCTTCAAAGACGGCCCGCCCAACACCGGCTTCGAGCTCAACGGCTGGGGCGACGACCTGGTGCACGACTACCTGAAAGCCATTGAAATAAAGGGCCGCATCGGCGTGCTGTACTCCAACAAAGACTACGGCTGCGAGTGGGACTACGACTTCCGCAACAAGCGCTTTTTGGCGGAGGACAACACCAAGTTTGGGGTGAATATTCTGCTGTATGCCTTGACTTAA
- a CDS encoding AAA family ATPase, which translates to MTEQEVKTLLAKLPVLKAEIAKVIVGQAEVLDEVLVALLAGGHALLEGVPGLAKTLLVRTLAAATDLPFRRIQFTPDLMPTDILGTEVLEEDHGTGRRSFKFNPGPIFASLVLADEINRTPPKTQAALLEAMQEGHVTYAGQEHALPKPFFLLATQNPIEQSGTYPLPEAQLDRFLLYVRIGYPTAEEELAVLRGTTGAAGQTVQPVLGGADIRALQALVRQVSLSPELLDFVNRLVRATRPATSEVKFIKDYGRWGAGPRAGQALILCAKARALLHGRFAATLEDIRTLAPPVLRHRVLLNFNAEAENLTPDDAVAELLKAVTV; encoded by the coding sequence ATGACCGAACAAGAAGTAAAAACCCTACTCGCCAAGCTGCCGGTGCTCAAGGCCGAGATTGCCAAGGTCATCGTGGGCCAGGCCGAAGTGCTGGACGAGGTGCTGGTGGCCCTGCTGGCCGGCGGCCACGCCCTGCTGGAGGGCGTGCCTGGCTTAGCCAAGACGCTGCTGGTGCGCACGCTGGCCGCCGCTACGGATTTGCCCTTCCGCCGCATTCAGTTCACGCCCGATTTAATGCCGACCGACATTCTCGGCACCGAGGTGCTGGAGGAGGACCACGGCACCGGCCGGCGCTCGTTCAAGTTCAACCCTGGGCCTATTTTCGCCAGCCTGGTGCTGGCCGATGAAATCAACCGCACGCCGCCCAAAACCCAGGCGGCGCTACTCGAAGCCATGCAGGAAGGCCACGTCACCTACGCCGGGCAGGAGCACGCGCTGCCCAAGCCCTTCTTCCTGCTGGCCACCCAAAACCCCATCGAGCAGAGCGGCACCTACCCGCTGCCCGAGGCCCAGCTCGACCGTTTCTTGCTGTACGTGCGCATTGGCTACCCCACAGCCGAGGAGGAGCTGGCGGTGCTGCGCGGCACCACCGGCGCGGCCGGCCAAACCGTGCAGCCGGTGCTGGGTGGGGCCGACATCCGAGCGCTGCAGGCGCTGGTGCGGCAGGTGAGCCTCAGCCCCGAGCTACTGGATTTTGTGAACCGGCTGGTGCGGGCCACGCGCCCGGCCACGTCGGAGGTGAAATTCATCAAGGACTACGGGCGCTGGGGCGCGGGGCCGCGCGCTGGCCAGGCGCTGATACTGTGCGCCAAGGCGCGCGCGCTGCTGCACGGGCGCTTCGCCGCCACGCTGGAAGACATTCGCACGCTAGCGCCGCCGGTGCTGCGGCACCGGGTGCTGCTCAACTTCAACGCCGAAGCCGAAAACCTGACGCCCGATGACGCCGTGGCCGAACTGCTGAAAGCGGTGACGGTTTAA